Below is a window of Streptomyces genisteinicus DNA.
GGCGCCCAGGACATCTCCGCCGACCGGGTGCCCGCGTACCTGCGGTCGCTGACCCCGGTCCAGCTCCGCCTGGACACGAGGGTGACCAATCACGGCTTCCGCGACGGGAAGGCCACCCCCTACCAGGCCGTCCTCCAGGCGGGCACCGCGGTGCTCGTCGACGACCGCGGCGTGCCGCGGGTGCGCTGCGCCTGCGGCAACCCGCTGCTGCCGCCCGTGGCCCAGGACAGTACGCCGAAGCAGACCGGCACGCCGTGGCCCGGCTACCGGCCCTCGCAGGTCGTGGTGGTGACGCCCGCGCCGCGCGACGTGGAGACGTTCGTGCTGTACGACCCCCGGAGCGGCGAGTGGATCGCCCGGCCGGCCGGGGACACCGGCGAGCACGACAGGAAGACGAAGCCCCCGAAGGACACGTCCTCGCCCTCGCCTTCCGAGAGTTCGCCCTCGCAGGGGACCAGCGAGCCCGGCACGTCGTGCGCTCCGAACGGCGGCGGACCCGGCTGCCCGCCCGGTGACGAGTCCGGTCCGGCCTCCGACCCCGCGTCGGAGCCGCCGCCCGGCGAGTCCCCCGCGAGCCCCGCGCCCGAGCCGCCGCCGGCGTCGCAGCCGCCCCCCGGGGAGCAGTCGGCTCCGGCACCTGGCTCCGAGGCGCCGGCGCCGGGCTCCGACGCTCCGGCGCCCGGGTCCGAGGCCCCGGCGTCACCGGGCTGACGGAGCCGCCTCGGCCGCGTGGCCGTCCCGGTGCCGACACGCGCCGGGGCGGCCCCGGCGCGTGTCGCGGGAGTCCCTCGTCGACCGGTCTGCCTCCGGGCGGACGGAACCGCCTCCGCGACGCCGCGCCGTAGCAGCCCGGGACCCGCTCGCGCAACGGTGTGCGACACGCCGTCGGCGGCCCGCGCTATGGGCCGCCGTCCCCTGTCAGGCCGCGGACGTCCCTTCCTACTGTGACCGGCATCTCAGCGACCCGTGGAGGTTCCGATGCCCGTTCACCCGTACCGGAGGGAAGGCGGCCCGTCCCAGCGCGTGGCCGGCCGCCTGCTCGCCGTCCTCGCCGTCCTGCTCGGCAGTCTGTGGCTCACCCCCGCGCCACAGGCGCGGGCCGCCGTGACCCTCGAACGCG
It encodes the following:
- a CDS encoding DUF6777 domain-containing protein, whose product is MSIEPPSSGRPAGPPSGPLSGPSQPGASGPPSGPSQGSAPGSAGPPSATGGGAGPGGPPSEPGGPAGGAQPEEPGGPQPPRRPWWRSAPRIAVVSCLVVAAVVLSVVLTRPDGGGSGSGQGEVFLQAAGTSGPDPFTESTARDSSADPSPGATEPVPSRSGTNVTRAVRGSSPGLYGGTRDRASCDVERQIRALGADRAKNEAFAGAQDISADRVPAYLRSLTPVQLRLDTRVTNHGFRDGKATPYQAVLQAGTAVLVDDRGVPRVRCACGNPLLPPVAQDSTPKQTGTPWPGYRPSQVVVVTPAPRDVETFVLYDPRSGEWIARPAGDTGEHDRKTKPPKDTSSPSPSESSPSQGTSEPGTSCAPNGGGPGCPPGDESGPASDPASEPPPGESPASPAPEPPPASQPPPGEQSAPAPGSEAPAPGSDAPAPGSEAPASPG